One region of Brassica rapa cultivar Chiifu-401-42 unplaced genomic scaffold, CAAS_Brap_v3.01 Scaffold0164, whole genome shotgun sequence genomic DNA includes:
- the LOC117129808 gene encoding uncharacterized protein LOC117129808: MGGNKVITVPISLKGGGNYLLWSRLVKTAIGRLGLWGHITDEAPAPVASEEEGGRELAVADGKKWIQDDLMVLSVLQGSLEEHLLEAYSYCETPKHLWEVLQKTFGNVTNLNRVYEIKKAINTLVQDGEEFTKHLGKYRSLWSELESLRPSTADQELLMERREQDQVFGLLLTLDPPFNDVIKHGVILIRIGISGLKPMYASTIPLIMVQFNGQYHTLIGMIYEVLDREKRRTVGTALKQLEQRGFNQLRLTGAMETIHLVQICMENKENMSGSFWIGLYLDLGEIRLFRSKKRVAARILIHLLSSWPNRTWRI, translated from the coding sequence atgggaggaaacaaagTTATCACGGTTCCGATTTCACTCAAGGGTGGGGgaaactacctgttgtggtctaggcttgtgaagacagccattgggaggctagggttatggggtcacatcacagatgaagctccagcaccagtggccagtgaggaagaaggtggaagagagctcgcggttgctgatggaaagaagtggattcaagatgaCTTGATGGTGCTATCTGTGCTACAAGGATCACTTGAAGAACATCTCTTGgaagcctacagctactgtgagactccaaaacacctgtgggaggtactccaaaagacttttgggaacgttaccaatctgaaccgtgtgtatgagatcaagaaagctatcaacacactggtacaagatggagaggagttcaccaagcatttgggcaagtatagatccttgtggtctgagcttgaatcattgaggccaagcacggctgatcaagagctactcatggagaggagggagcaggatcaggtgtttgggttgctgtTGACGTTGGATCCTCCgttcaatgatgtgatcaagcatgGTGTGATCCTGATCAGGATTGGAATCAGTGGATTGAAGCCAATGTATGCGTCAACTATACCACTGATCATGGTGCAGTTTAATGGACAGTATCATACTCTTATTGGCATGATCTATGAGGTTCtggatagagagaagagaagaactgtTGGTACTGCCTTGAAACAGCTTGAACAAAGAGGATTCAACCAACTGAGGTTAACAGGAGCTATGGAGACCATTCACCTCGTCCAAATATGTATGGAGAACAAGGAAAACATGTCAGGAAGTTTCTGGATTGGGCTATATTTGGATCTAGGCGAAATAAGGCTTTTTCGGTCCAAAAAGAGAGTTGCAGCCAGAATCTTGATCCACTTGCTTTCTAGCTGGCCTAACAGGACGTGGAGGATCTAA